The Apus apus isolate bApuApu2 chromosome 8, bApuApu2.pri.cur, whole genome shotgun sequence genome has a window encoding:
- the ZMAT3 gene encoding zinc finger matrin-type protein 3, with amino-acid sequence MILLQQAGLLPHPEKPSSLPMSVATRPRASSPLSPPKSLGLGPSFHNTQEEELAKVVEQDPMLEELCKPLCCKLCNVTLNSAQQAQAHYQGKNHSKKLRNYYAANSCPAPARMSNSVEPAPPQVVSLPAQMGSSKPGGRVILATENDYCKLCDASFSSPAVAQAHYQGKNHAKRLRLAEAQNNSFSDASELGKRRARKEGNEYKMMQNRRNMYTVQNNTGPYFNPRSRQRIPRDLAMCVTPSGQFYCSMCNAGASEEMEFRQHLESKQHKSKVSEQRYRNEMENLGYVQ; translated from the exons ATGATTCTTCTACAGCAAGCAGGACTTCTTCCTCATCCTGAGAAGCCTTCATCTCTTCCTATGTCAGTGGCTACAAGGCCAAGAGCCAGCTCACCACTGTCCCCACCAAAATCTCTCGGACTGGGGCCTTCCTTTCATAACACACAAGAAGAAGAGCTTGCAAAGGTGGTGGAGCAGGACCCTATGTTGGAGGAACTATGTAAGCCTCTGTGCTGTAAGCTTTGCAATGTCACTCTGAACTCGGCACAACAAGCCCAGGCTCATTACCAG GGTAAAAACCACAGTAAGAAACTCCGAAATTACTATGCTGCCAATAGCTGTCCAGCACCTGCCAGAATGAGTAATTCGGTTGAGCCTGCCCCACCTCAGGTTGtctcccttccagctcag ATGGGATCCAGTAAACCAGGTGGCCGAGTGATTTTGGCCACAGAGAATGATTACTGCAAGCTTTGTGATGCCTCCTTtagttctccagctgtggcacAGGCTCACTACCAAGGGAAAAATCATGCCAAACGGCTGCGTcttgcagaagcacagaataACTCATTCTC GGATGCATCAGAACTAGGCAAACGGAGGGCAAGGAAAGAAGGGAATGAATACAAAATGAtgcagaacagaagaaatatgtATACAGTTCAAAACAACACAG GTCCCTACTTCAATCCCCGCTCGCGCCAGAGGATTCCTCGGGATCTGGCCATGTGTGTCACCCCCAGTGGCCAGTTCTACTGCTCCATGTGCAACGCTGGAGCCAGCGAGGAGATGGAGTTCAGACAGCACTTAGAAAGCAAGCAGCACAAAAGCAAGGTGTCGGAGCAGCGGTACAGGAACGAGATGGAGAACCTAGGCTACGTACAATGA